One window of the Deinococcus aerius genome contains the following:
- a CDS encoding zinc ribbon domain-containing protein, with amino-acid sequence MSDTGPLQSLQRVQELDLDLDRLRAEEDSVPEALRSARAQQERLNNDLEDTEITLEGVERQIRQLEQDLAGTRDQVARAREEQDKNAFDARAQSQYGSRIQMLTERAEEMEEDLAPLRERQRELTARASDLRGEHRALRPQLEALEAEDEARVQGLRDQGEGARQERARLVAGIDSRTVKEYDLIRRAKKGLGLVEIRGGRCTGCNVMLPVNVQQKAAQGKLPPVKCPSCGRFLVKLN; translated from the coding sequence ATGAGCGACACCGGACCCCTTCAGAGCCTGCAACGCGTGCAGGAGCTTGACCTGGATCTCGACCGGCTGCGGGCCGAGGAGGACAGCGTCCCGGAGGCCCTGAGGAGCGCCCGCGCCCAGCAGGAACGCCTGAACAACGACCTGGAGGATACCGAGATCACCCTGGAGGGCGTGGAGCGGCAGATTCGCCAGCTCGAGCAGGATCTCGCGGGCACCCGCGACCAGGTCGCCCGCGCGAGGGAGGAGCAGGACAAGAACGCCTTCGACGCCCGCGCCCAGTCCCAGTACGGCAGCCGCATCCAGATGCTCACCGAGCGCGCCGAGGAGATGGAAGAGGACCTCGCGCCACTCCGCGAGCGCCAGCGCGAACTGACAGCGCGCGCCTCCGACCTGCGCGGCGAGCACCGCGCCCTGCGTCCCCAGCTTGAAGCCCTGGAGGCCGAGGACGAGGCGCGGGTCCAGGGCCTGCGCGACCAGGGCGAGGGGGCACGCCAGGAACGCGCCCGGCTGGTCGCGGGCATCGACTCCCGCACCGTCAAGGAATACGACCTGATCCGCCGGGCGAAAAAGGGCCTGGGCCTGGTCGAGATTCGCGGGGGCCGCTGCACCGGCTGCAACGTGATGCTCCCCGTCAACGTGCAGCAAAAAGCCGCCCAGGGCAAGCTGCCCCCCGTCAAGTGCCCCTCGTGCGGGCGCTTTCTCGTCAAGTTGAACTAG
- the nth gene encoding endonuclease III: protein MTRPPPPLPEGAQARAPLVLSALETLYPDARTELKFNSPFELLVATVLSAQATDVSVNAATPALFARYPDAHAMSGATPEDLEPLIRSIGLYRAKARNLAALARLLVERHGGEVPNDFGAVVALPGAGRKTANVVLSNAYGYPAIAVDTHVGRLARRLGLSAQTNPDRVERDLQHLFPRDRWVFLHHGLILHGRRVCLARKPRCPECPMRDFCPKVGVAA, encoded by the coding sequence GTGACCCGCCCACCCCCACCCCTTCCCGAGGGGGCCCAGGCCCGCGCCCCGCTCGTGCTCTCGGCGCTGGAGACCCTGTACCCGGACGCCCGCACCGAGCTGAAGTTCAACAGTCCCTTCGAGCTGCTTGTCGCCACCGTCCTGAGCGCCCAGGCCACAGACGTGAGCGTGAACGCCGCCACGCCCGCCCTCTTTGCCCGCTACCCGGACGCGCACGCGATGAGCGGGGCGACCCCGGAAGACCTCGAACCCCTGATCCGGTCCATCGGCCTGTACCGGGCCAAGGCGCGCAACCTCGCCGCGCTGGCCCGCCTGCTCGTGGAGCGGCACGGCGGGGAGGTGCCGAACGATTTCGGGGCGGTCGTCGCCCTGCCCGGCGCGGGTCGCAAGACGGCGAACGTGGTCCTCAGCAACGCCTACGGCTACCCCGCCATCGCGGTCGATACCCATGTGGGCCGCCTCGCCCGGCGCCTGGGGCTGAGCGCCCAGACGAACCCGGACAGGGTGGAGCGCGACCTCCAGCACCTCTTTCCGCGCGACCGCTGGGTTTTCCTGCACCACGGGCTGATCCTGCATGGCCGCCGGGTGTGCCTGGCCCGCAAGCCCCGCTGCCCCGAGTGCCCCATGCGGGACTTCTGCCCGAAGGTCGGGGTGGCGGCGTGA
- a CDS encoding MFS transporter, which produces MTWRFSRQVWLYLTSAFTFGLSQAFAALFLNFYLRALGLGAEWQGLVNALPALTLACLSLPAVALARRISNAHTIKVGSVLSLLGAVLLAMAGGPVLAIAGALVQGAGAALLSVSGSPFMANHSDENTRVTLFSVQSALMTGAGFLGNLLGGRVPELYGAATGVAPDSLGALRVALLVSAAFQLAGLLPVLFLRPSGKPRPEGRSLAIRDKLTMIRLVAPNVLVGLGAGATIPFLNVFIEGKFRVDYASLGTLFAWTSLATATTALLQPLLVRRFGQLTAVLTVQAASLPFLAVLGFAPELWMVTVALFTRGALMNAAGPVYSAYAMTALPDEDRPMYSAVNTIAWDAGWAVSSLLSGVIRGMLPFGLAFNVLFAWTLLMYAGSVALIYLGLFRPARRSGHPAARPSGEATP; this is translated from the coding sequence ATGACCTGGCGCTTCTCCCGGCAGGTCTGGCTGTACCTCACCTCGGCCTTCACCTTCGGGCTCTCGCAGGCGTTCGCGGCGCTCTTCCTGAACTTCTACCTGCGGGCGCTGGGGCTGGGGGCCGAGTGGCAGGGGCTGGTGAACGCGCTCCCGGCGCTCACCCTGGCGTGCCTCAGCCTCCCCGCCGTGGCGCTCGCCCGGCGCATCTCCAACGCGCACACGATCAAGGTGGGCAGCGTGCTGAGTTTGCTTGGGGCCGTGCTGCTGGCGATGGCGGGGGGACCTGTTCTCGCCATCGCCGGGGCACTCGTGCAGGGGGCGGGGGCGGCGCTGCTCTCCGTCTCCGGCTCGCCCTTCATGGCGAACCACAGCGACGAGAACACCCGCGTCACCCTCTTTAGCGTGCAGAGCGCCCTGATGACCGGGGCGGGCTTTCTGGGCAACCTGCTGGGCGGGCGGGTGCCGGAGTTGTACGGGGCGGCGACGGGCGTGGCTCCCGACAGCCTGGGCGCCCTGCGGGTGGCGCTGCTCGTCTCGGCGGCCTTTCAGCTCGCGGGGCTGCTCCCGGTGCTGTTCCTGAGGCCGAGCGGCAAACCCCGTCCCGAGGGCCGGTCCCTCGCCATCCGCGACAAACTCACGATGATCCGGCTGGTCGCCCCCAACGTCCTCGTGGGGCTGGGGGCGGGGGCCACCATCCCCTTCCTGAACGTGTTCATCGAGGGCAAGTTCCGCGTGGACTACGCGAGCCTGGGCACCCTCTTCGCCTGGACGAGCCTCGCCACCGCGACGACTGCGCTGCTGCAACCCCTCCTGGTGCGGCGCTTCGGGCAACTCACCGCCGTGCTCACCGTGCAGGCGGCCAGCCTCCCCTTCCTCGCCGTGCTGGGCTTCGCGCCCGAGTTGTGGATGGTCACGGTGGCGCTCTTCACCCGGGGGGCGCTCATGAACGCGGCGGGGCCCGTCTACAGCGCCTACGCGATGACGGCCCTCCCTGACGAGGACCGCCCGATGTACTCCGCCGTCAACACCATCGCCTGGGACGCGGGCTGGGCAGTCAGCAGCCTGCTCTCGGGCGTGATCCGGGGCATGTTGCCCTTCGGCCTGGCCTTCAACGTGCTGTTCGCCTGGACCCTGCTGATGTACGCGGGGAGCGTGGCGCTGATCTACCTGGGGCTGTTTCGCCCGGCGCGGCGCAGCGGGCACCCGGCGGCCCGCCCCAGCGGGGAGGCCACCCCCTGA